The nucleotide window CGTCTTTGAAACGGGCGGGGACGAAGCGGTTTTCCATCATGGTCATTTCGCCGCCAACCTGAGCGACCATGGTGTAGGTGGAACCAGCGTTCCAGACCGGGTACCATGCACGACCCATACCTTCACCGGTGGACCGGGGACGGTAGACGTTGACTGCGCCACCACAAGCAACGACAGCGGCGTTGCACTTGTAGATGTACACTTTGTTTTCGCGGGTGGAGAAACCGACGGCACCGGCGATGCGGTTGGGCTCGTTGGCGTCCAGGAGCATCTTGACGATGAACACGCGCTCGACGTAGCGGTCTTCGCCCAGGGCGTTCTTGGCGGCTTCAGCAACGATGCACTTGTAGGACTCACCGTTGATCATGATCTGCCAGCGACCGGAACGGACCGGGTCGGCGCCGTTGCGGATGGCGAGGCCTTCGGCCTTGGCCTTGGCACCGTCGAGGTTCTTGCCGTCTTTCTTGACCCAAACGGGGAGACCCCATTCTTCGAACAGATGGACGGAATCATCAACGTGGCGGCCCAGATCGTAGATCAGGTCTTCACGGACGATGCCCATCAGGTCGGTGCGGACCATGCGGACGTAATCGTCGGGATCGTTGTCACCCATGTAGGTGTTGATGGCGGACAGACCCTGAGCAACGGCGCCGGAACGCTCGAGAGCGGCCTTGTCGCACAGCTCGATGGTGATGGAGGGATCGACCTTGTCGGCCCAGCGGATGGCTTCGAAAGCAGCACCGCAGTTACCCATGCCACCGCCGACCATCAGGATATCAACGCTTTTCTCGATGATTTCCGGCTCGGCGAGAGCAACACCCTTAGAAGCTTCTTTAGCGGGAAGCAGAGGCATAATATTTCTCCTGTATTATACGTGATTCAAGTTCTTCAAAGAGACAATAAGCGCTCAATCGGGTCAATTAGACCAGGTTGGCGTAGTCGTCCATCTTCCACTCTTTCTTCAGATCGGCTTCGGTGACGGAAGCTTCTTCTGCGATGAAAGCGATGGGAGCCTTCAGCTCGGCCTCGGTGAACAGCAGTTCGTTGTCGAGGTCGGTGGGTTCCGGCTTACCGTCGAAGGGCTTGATGGAACCTTCCGGGGTGGTACGGATGGGGAACTTGAAGCGCTTCACGGAGCCATTACGGAACTTGATGGTCCACATGATGTCTTCGGCGGAACGCATGGGGATGGAGGTACCACCCATGGGTGCGAAGTCAGCGTAGGGACGGGCTTCAATGGCGCCCTGGGGGCAAATTTTCACGCAAGAATAACATTCCCAGCATGCAGACGGTTCCTGGTTGTAAGCT belongs to Pseudodesulfovibrio portus and includes:
- the aprB gene encoding adenylyl-sulfate reductase subunit beta; protein product: MPTFVNPEKCDGCKGGEKTACMYICPNDLMILDPDEMKAYNQEPSACWECYSCVKICPQGAIEARPYADFAPMGGTSIPMRSAEDIMWTIKFRNGSVKRFKFPIRTTPEGSIKPFDGKPEPTDLDNELLFTEAELKAPIAFIAEEASVTEADLKKEWKMDDYANLV